A segment of the Pirellulales bacterium genome:
CTCAAGAGTAACAATACGGGAGATATGCTTATGAAATCGAAGCTGCTCTGGGAATCTGACGGCCAGCGGATTTTTGCGGTGGTATTTGATCCACAGGATGAAGTTGCCGCCGGCCTGCAGGCGTTTGCTCGAGAATCACACGCCACCAGCGCTAGTTTTACGGCGATCGGCGCATTGAGCGACGTCACGCTAGGATATTTTGAAATGGAGCGAAAAGACTACAAGCGGATTCAGATTTCCGAGCAAGTCGAAGTACTTTCGCTCGTTGGCAACATCGCGCTACATAGCGATAAGCCAAAAATTCATGCGCATCTTGTTGTCGGCAAACGCGATGGCACGGCCCACGGCGGTCACCTTTTGGAAGCCCATGTGCGTCCTACCCTAGAGGTCATCGTGACAGAAACTCCCCAACATTTGCAGCGCAGACACGATGAAGAAACGGGCTTGGCACTCATCCGAATCGGCAGTATGCGCTAACTTCGCGCCGTTTAGGCATTCAATTTGCATCCCTGATTGGGCGCGTTCTAATAAATTTCTATTTGGGCAGCAGTTTTATGCGCCTGTCAAGAATACCATTGCAAGGGG
Coding sequences within it:
- a CDS encoding PPC domain-containing DNA-binding protein, encoding LKSNNTGDMLMKSKLLWESDGQRIFAVVFDPQDEVAAGLQAFARESHATSASFTAIGALSDVTLGYFEMERKDYKRIQISEQVEVLSLVGNIALHSDKPKIHAHLVVGKRDGTAHGGHLLEAHVRPTLEVIVTETPQHLQRRHDEETGLALIRIGSMR